The genomic region CGAGCAAGTCGTATAAATCGGCGGTAATCGTCAGGGAACGACTGGCAAGTTCCCGGGGGGTGTCTTCGCCTTCGCCGCCTCGGGTATCGTAAAGCTTGACTTCCCCTAAGACGAGGTGGGTGTCGCATTTGCGTGGGATGGTGAGGGCGCAAGCAAAGGAAAACGGCAGCGATCGCGCGGTGAGGTCTTCGCGACGTTCGACGACGACGGTTCCGGTTTGGGGGTTGCGTAACTCGACGTGGAGGACGATGCCATCGAGGGGGGAGCGATCGCCCGGATCGACCCCTTCGATGCGCCCGCCGAGGGTAAATTCACTTCCCCACCGGACCGTTTGGGTTTCGCGATCGAGACTCAAGCGCAACAGAAGCGGCGCCACCGGGGAGGAAATTGGGCGATCGCCTGTGGGTAAGGATTTCTCCGAGGGAGCGGTTTTTGGGGTCGGTTCCGTCGAGGCTGCCGGGGGTGGAGGACTCGCCGTTGCGGAGGCGACCGCTTCGGCGACGATCGCCTCCGGTGGCGGTTTGGGGGTGGGTGGGGTTTCCGGGGTTTCGGCGGGGGCGGCGATCGCGCGATCGACTGCCGAATCTTCCGGATCCGAAGGTTCCGCCGCCTCTACACTCGGGCTGGCGGTCGGGTCTGGGGTCATTTCGACATCGACCGCCAAAACATCGAGCACCACACTCTGGTGAAAGGGTTTGCCGTCGGCGGGCAGTTCTTCGCCAATACAACTGAGTTCCCACAGGCCCGGTTTGAGACGGGTAAAGGGAATGACGACGATCGCCCCTTCTTCGTTGGTGCGACCTTTGCGTTTCTGCACCCGGCGTTTCGGTGGGAATTCCTCCATGCAGTGGTAGGTGACCCGGATTTCGACGGGGCTGTTTTTGTGGCTGGAACGGGCCACCACTCGATAGCGACCTTCTAGAATTTCTACGTCGGCAGTTTCTAGAGGCAGCCAAGAGCGATCGCCCTCTTTCTGGATCAGAAATTCCCAATATTCCATCGGTTGCGAACTCGTTCGGGCCTGAGTTGTTGCGAAGCTTTTGTAGACAGTCTAGCTCAGCTCGGGAAATCTGCGCGGCGGCGATCGCCTTTTATCAGTGACGAGAGGGACTCGGGCGATCGCCGCGTGGGTTCAGCGATCCAATCGAGCGCGCAGTTGTTCGATTTTGTCGAATAAATCGGCGCGGGCGATCGCCTGTTGTTCTCCGGTGGCGAGCCATTTGAGCTGGACCCGGTCTTGGGCGACTTCCTCGTCGCCGAGAATCAAGCAGGCTTTGGCGCCACTGCGATCGGCCCGTTTGAACTGTTTGCCGAAGGCGCTGCCGCTCAAATCGAGTTCGGCACTCAAGCCGTGCTGGCGCAGTTGACAGGCGAGTTGGAGGGCGACGGCTTCGGCCCTAGATCCGCGCGAGACGATATAGAAATCGAGGCTGGTTTCGACGGTACCACCGAGTTGTTGCAACAGCAGGATCAGCCGTTCGACCCCCATCGCCCAACCGACGGCGGGGGTGGACGGACCGCCGAGTTCGGCGACGAGCCCGTCGTAGCGACCGCCGCCGCAGACGGTGGCTTGGGCGCCTAAGTCGTCGGAGATGATTTCAAAGGCGGTATGGGTGTAGTAGTCGAGTCCGCGTACCAGGCGGTGGTTGAGTTGGTAGGGGATGCCCAAATCGGCGAGCAGTTGCTGCACGCGGTCGAAGTGCTGGCGGGAGCGATCGCCCAAATGCTCGAAGATTTTAGGGGCGTCGGCGGCAATTTCTTGGGTGCGCCGATCTTTGCTGTCGAGGATTCGCAAGGGATTGCGGGTCAGGCGATCTTGGGAATCCGGGTCTAGGTCCGCCCGATAGGGGCTGAGATAATCGACGAGGGCTTGACGGTAGCGCTGGCGGTCTTCGAGGTCGCCGACGGAGTTGAGGTCGAGGTGGAGGTTTTGCAGGCCCAAGCGCTGCAGGATGTCGTGGGCGATCGCGATCGTCTCGACGTCGGCGCGGGGGTCGTCGCTGCCTAGCACTTCGACGCCGATTTGATGAAATTGGCGCTGTCGTCCGGCTTGCGGGCGTTCGTAGCGGAACATCGGCCCGGCGTACCACAAGCGTTGGACGCCCCCGGCGGCTTGGAGTTTGTTTTGGATGTAGGCGCGCACGACTCCGGCGGTGCCTTCCGGTCGCAGGGTAATCGAGCGATCGCCGCGATCGCTGAAGGTGTACATTTCTTTGCCGACGACATCCGTCGCTTCGCCGATCCCGCGCTCGAACAGCTCGGTTTGCTCGAAAATCGGCGTGCGAATTTCAGCATACCCTGCTTTGGCGAGGCGATCGCTCGCAATGGCTTCGATCTGTTGCCAGTAGCCGATCTCGTCGGCAAGAATATCCCGCGTTCCTCGTAATGCTTGAATTTGACCCATGCTGAGTTTGACGTTAACTGACAATTAGAGGCGGATGGATGGCGCGATCGCCTTGAGGATCTCTCCAAAAAAAGGAGGCGCTACGATGACGCCAACTGAAGCGAAAGCGCGCCCGGCGCCTTTCAACTTAGTTGGCGGCGTAGCGCTGACGATAATAGTTTAAAATTTGCTCGATCCGTTGGCGAGCACCTGTTTCGGCTCCTTCGCCAACCCGAATCGACGCGCCCCCGATTTGGCTGCGCTTGTAATCGAAATCCGGAGCGGTTTGGGGGATTAAATCCACTTCAACCCCTCCGATTTGCTCCAAATGAGCCGCCAGTTCTCGATAGACGGCTAAGGGCATTCCGGGAATTTCACAGGTGAATTGAGTGGTTTCCAACCCTCGTTTCCTCATCTGGTTGATTGATATTGAGCGATTAACCCAGTCCTTCTAGATTGCGATCGTCGCGATCTGGTTCGAGGGTTTGGGTTTCTGGAGTGGGTAAGGTACAACAATTGACATCGTTAATGCAAACTTTTCCCGATTGCAAAGCCCACCGTACCAGGGCCACTCTATTGCTGGTTCCCGTTTTGGTCAGGATGTTGCTGATATGGTTGTCTACCGTGCGCTTGCTAATTTCTAGCTCTTCTGCAATCTCCTGGTTGGTCAAGCCAGCAGCTACCAGTTCGATGACTTGTATTTCGCGCTCGGAAAGGGATGCATTACTCTGAGACTCGCCGCCAGCCATAATGAATTCCTATCTCTGTATATCTACCTATATTGTAATGATTCTAATAGAATCTTGCTCAAAACTAATTTTTAGTTATGGCTGGTCTGGGGTTGCGATCGCCCATCGGCCACGACCAAAATTGTCGATTCCCACAAGTTGACGGCCAGGAATGACCCGATCGCCGACGTTGACGAAACCAATCCACAGCAGCATATACCATAAAAAATGAGAATAGTCAAATTGTTAAAACGGGCAATCCAGTGTTTTTTTGAAGGTCGAAGCCTTCGAGTCGCATCGATTTTGGGGTGGGTTGCCGCGATCGCCGCGACGCTCTTGTTTATGGGCGGCGACGGCGCGATCGCCCAAGAATCGGCGACAGAACCTTCCGAGGCGCCCCCGGCGATCGAGGAGCCGTCCGCGACCCCTCCTCCCCTCGATGCGAGTACGATTCCCTCGGCAAAAGTCAGCCAATTCGTCCAAGCTTACGTGCAGGTTTTGGACTTACTCGAACAGCGTCAGGGGGAAGTTAAAGCTGCTGCGAGTCAACTGGAAGCCAAACAGTTAGAAGGAGAAATCGAAGCGCAAGCTCTCGACATTATCGAGGGAGCGGGACTGACCCAACAAGAATATTTACAACTGTTGAGTTTGGCAAATGTGGATCCGGAATTTGGCGAACGGATTGCTAACGGGTTGGAGGAAGCACGGGAAACGGAAACCGGGGAAGAGTGAAATCCTACAGCGACGAACCGGGGGAAGACTTTAAACGGGGCGAAAAACACCTATCCTGTAACCTGTAGGCTGTAATCAATCTAATCAATCAAGGAGGGCGATCGTGAGCGATCCACGTGTTTTGTGTCTGGGTGAAATCTTGTTTGACTGTCTCGCCGACCAAGCGGGAAAAAGTTTGGAAGCGGTCGAATCTTGGACGCCTTATCCCGGGGGGGCGCCTGCCAATGTCGCTTGTGCCCTGGTCAAATTAGGAACTCCTGCGGGATTTGTCGGTTGTGTCGGCGAGGATAAACCGGGAGAAGAGTTAGTTAGTTTGCTCGGGGAAATTGGGGTAGATTGTAGCGGAGTGCAACGGCATTCGAGTGCGCCGACCCGGCAAATTTACGTGTTGCGATCGCCGAGTGGAGACCGCAAGTTTGCCGGATTTGGCGATCGCGCCACCACCGAATTTGCCGATACTTATTTGCAAGCCGATCGCTTACCTCGGGACTTATTTGAAAATGCCGATTTTCTAGTACTCGGCAGTCTAGAACTGGCCTATCCTGAGACGCGATCGGCCAT from Oxynema aestuarii AP17 harbors:
- a CDS encoding acyltransferase, whose translation is MRKRGLETTQFTCEIPGMPLAVYRELAAHLEQIGGVEVDLIPQTAPDFDYKRSQIGGASIRVGEGAETGARQRIEQILNYYRQRYAAN
- the hisS gene encoding histidine--tRNA ligase, with amino-acid sequence MGQIQALRGTRDILADEIGYWQQIEAIASDRLAKAGYAEIRTPIFEQTELFERGIGEATDVVGKEMYTFSDRGDRSITLRPEGTAGVVRAYIQNKLQAAGGVQRLWYAGPMFRYERPQAGRQRQFHQIGVEVLGSDDPRADVETIAIAHDILQRLGLQNLHLDLNSVGDLEDRQRYRQALVDYLSPYRADLDPDSQDRLTRNPLRILDSKDRRTQEIAADAPKIFEHLGDRSRQHFDRVQQLLADLGIPYQLNHRLVRGLDYYTHTAFEIISDDLGAQATVCGGGRYDGLVAELGGPSTPAVGWAMGVERLILLLQQLGGTVETSLDFYIVSRGSRAEAVALQLACQLRQHGLSAELDLSGSAFGKQFKRADRSGAKACLILGDEEVAQDRVQLKWLATGEQQAIARADLFDKIEQLRARLDR
- a CDS encoding DUF4168 domain-containing protein; translated protein: MGWVAAIAATLLFMGGDGAIAQESATEPSEAPPAIEEPSATPPPLDASTIPSAKVSQFVQAYVQVLDLLEQRQGEVKAAASQLEAKQLEGEIEAQALDIIEGAGLTQQEYLQLLSLANVDPEFGERIANGLEEARETETGEE
- the pedR gene encoding photosynthetic electron transport-dependent transcriptional regulator PedR, with protein sequence MAGGESQSNASLSEREIQVIELVAAGLTNQEIAEELEISKRTVDNHISNILTKTGTSNRVALVRWALQSGKVCINDVNCCTLPTPETQTLEPDRDDRNLEGLG